From one Lentimicrobiaceae bacterium genomic stretch:
- a CDS encoding peptidylprolyl isomerase: MKKSLFVICIILSAFLYCTPVFSQVIDEVVATVGSKIVLKSDIETQYVQYRMQGSIGNASSMRCQFLENLLFDKLMLTQAELDSIQVTESQIEGTMNQRMRYYIQQFGSQEKLEEFYQKSLIEIKDELHDLIRDQLMIDQVHSKITADAKVTPTEVKTFFNRLPQDSIPFVETEYEIGQIVKQPPISDEALNEAKDKINTLRKRILNGEKFSTLAILYSEDPGSAKQGGELGSFGRGEMYPEFEAAAFSLKPNEVSNVIKTPAGFHIIQLIDRKGDYINARHILIQPKVSPYDLASANTYLDSIAKLIRANTITFEKAAQKYSDDPSKMNGGMMVNNATGNTRFEASQLDAKMFFVIDKLKIGEISNPVAMVSDDGKQAYRILYLKIRTTPHKANLKDDYTRFQQWALDGKKQEMISGWIKDKTQKTYISINEDYRDCNFTYRWTN; this comes from the coding sequence ATGAAAAAAAGCCTCTTTGTAATTTGTATAATACTTTCTGCTTTTTTATACTGTACACCGGTATTCAGCCAGGTTATTGACGAGGTTGTTGCTACGGTAGGAAGCAAAATAGTATTAAAATCTGATATCGAAACACAATACGTGCAATACCGTATGCAGGGAAGCATAGGGAATGCATCCTCTATGCGCTGCCAGTTTCTCGAAAACCTGTTATTCGATAAACTCATGCTGACCCAGGCAGAGCTTGATAGCATACAGGTAACCGAAAGTCAGATTGAAGGCACTATGAACCAACGCATGCGTTATTATATTCAACAGTTTGGCTCGCAGGAGAAATTGGAAGAGTTTTATCAGAAATCGCTTATAGAAATCAAAGATGAACTGCACGACCTTATCCGCGATCAGTTGATGATAGACCAGGTACATTCAAAAATTACTGCCGATGCCAAAGTTACTCCCACCGAGGTAAAGACATTTTTTAACCGTTTGCCCCAGGATAGCATTCCCTTTGTGGAAACAGAATACGAAATAGGACAGATAGTAAAGCAGCCGCCAATAAGCGACGAAGCCCTTAACGAAGCAAAGGACAAGATTAATACATTACGCAAAAGAATATTGAACGGGGAAAAATTCTCAACCCTCGCCATCCTTTACTCCGAAGACCCCGGCTCGGCTAAACAGGGAGGTGAATTAGGCTCTTTTGGAAGAGGCGAAATGTATCCCGAGTTTGAAGCGGCTGCCTTTTCTTTAAAACCCAACGAAGTTTCCAACGTAATAAAAACTCCGGCAGGATTCCATATTATTCAGTTGATTGATCGTAAAGGCGATTATATAAATGCAAGACATATCCTTATCCAGCCCAAAGTTTCGCCTTATGACCTTGCCTCGGCAAACACTTACCTCGACAGTATTGCAAAACTCATTCGTGCAAATACGATAACCTTCGAAAAAGCAGCACAAAAATACTCCGACGATCCTTCGAAAATGAACGGAGGCATGATGGTGAATAATGCTACCGGCAATACTCGTTTCGAAGCAAGCCAGTTGGACGCCAAAATGTTTTTTGTTATTGACAAACTGAAAATAGGAGAAATCTCAAACCCCGTTGCAATGGTTTCGGATGACGGAAAGCAGGCTTACCGTATTCTTTACCTGAAAATACGTACAACTCCGCATAAAGCCAATCTAAAGGATGATTACACCCGCTTCCAGCAATGGGCTCTCGATGGGAAAAAACAGGAAATGATCAGCGGCTGGATAAAAGACAAAACACAAAAAACATACATCAGCATTAACGAAGATTATAGGGATTGCAATTTTACCTATAGATGGACTAATTAA
- a CDS encoding peptidylprolyl isomerase: MLNNATFNAMKTFFAGILVFISFAMYAQDRDPALLTVGKEKVTKTDFVNIYQKNNIKGDAMDRKSLEEYLDLYINFKLKVLEAEEFGLDTLKTFKDELAGYRKQLAQPYLIDEDINKYLLDESYARKQFDIRASHILVKLDKNAPPKDTLEAYNKIMKIRKRILAGETFENLAVELSDDLSAKDDIKGGRTIPGNKGDLGYFSAFDMVYPFENGAYNTKVGEISMPVRSDYGYHLIKVIDKKPAMGKVQIAHILLLYPKNVSSADMDHLKAKADSIYGLLTSGTDFAQLAKETSDDKSTATKGGIMPWFGSNRMIPDFIYQISKLQNKGDVTPPFSTHFGWHIIKLIDRKPIGSFEETKAELKQALAKSDRNLKSKESLIHKIKKEYFFTEDLKSKNEFVKVMDTTVFAGKWDVAKAAGLTKNLFLLGDKTFTQKDFADYISKNQKSMNKQDLAVYIDNAYKIFTDESCLAYEDNQLENKYPEFRSLMKEYRDGILLFDLTDRKIWSKAVKDSTGLQEYYNKNKTNYMWGNRLDASVYTLVKTSSKDLKKARKMASKGIDEAEILKTINHDSTVVLSIDHKKFSKGDNPQIDGIAWEKSVTKPVVSGDTTIFVAVHQNIPPEPKLLGEIKGLVTADYQNYLEKEWIKSLRQKYPISVNKEVFNSIIKE, encoded by the coding sequence ATGCTGAATAATGCTACTTTCAATGCTATGAAAACCTTTTTCGCAGGAATCCTTGTTTTTATTTCTTTTGCCATGTATGCACAGGACAGGGACCCGGCACTGTTAACAGTAGGTAAAGAAAAAGTTACCAAAACAGATTTTGTTAACATTTACCAAAAAAACAACATCAAGGGCGATGCCATGGATCGTAAATCGCTTGAAGAATACCTTGATTTATATATTAATTTCAAACTCAAGGTACTCGAGGCAGAAGAATTTGGACTTGATACACTGAAGACTTTCAAAGACGAGCTTGCAGGCTATCGCAAACAATTAGCCCAACCCTACCTAATTGATGAAGACATAAACAAATATTTGCTCGATGAATCCTATGCACGTAAGCAATTTGATATCAGGGCAAGCCACATTCTTGTAAAATTGGATAAAAATGCCCCTCCCAAAGATACCCTTGAGGCTTACAATAAGATTATGAAAATAAGAAAACGTATCCTTGCCGGAGAAACATTTGAAAATTTAGCCGTAGAACTTTCCGACGATTTATCGGCAAAAGACGATATTAAAGGAGGAAGAACCATACCGGGAAACAAAGGCGATCTCGGATATTTTTCGGCTTTCGATATGGTGTATCCTTTTGAAAATGGAGCATATAATACAAAGGTTGGCGAAATTTCAATGCCCGTTCGCAGCGATTACGGGTACCACCTTATTAAAGTTATTGATAAAAAGCCGGCAATGGGAAAGGTACAAATTGCACATATTTTATTATTGTACCCTAAAAACGTTTCCTCTGCCGATATGGACCACTTAAAAGCCAAAGCCGACAGTATTTATGGATTATTAACTTCCGGAACTGATTTTGCCCAACTGGCTAAAGAAACTAGCGATGATAAAAGTACCGCTACCAAAGGAGGAATTATGCCTTGGTTCGGCTCGAATCGTATGATTCCCGATTTTATATACCAAATCAGTAAATTACAAAATAAAGGCGATGTAACCCCTCCTTTTTCAACTCATTTTGGCTGGCATATAATAAAACTCATTGATAGAAAACCCATTGGCTCTTTTGAAGAAACCAAAGCCGAACTCAAACAGGCACTTGCAAAAAGTGACCGCAACCTGAAAAGCAAAGAATCTCTTATCCATAAAATCAAAAAAGAATATTTCTTTACCGAAGATCTGAAATCAAAAAACGAATTCGTAAAAGTAATGGATACCACTGTTTTTGCAGGCAAATGGGATGTAGCTAAAGCCGCCGGACTTACCAAAAACTTGTTCCTGCTTGGCGATAAAACCTTTACACAAAAAGATTTTGCAGATTACATTTCCAAAAACCAGAAAAGTATGAACAAACAAGACTTGGCGGTATATATTGATAATGCTTACAAAATATTTACCGACGAAAGCTGTTTGGCTTACGAAGACAATCAACTCGAAAACAAATACCCTGAATTCAGATCGTTGATGAAAGAATACCGCGACGGTATTTTACTGTTCGACCTTACCGATCGCAAAATATGGTCGAAAGCTGTGAAAGACTCTACCGGTCTGCAGGAGTACTATAACAAGAACAAAACCAATTATATGTGGGGCAACCGTCTCGATGCCTCAGTGTACACATTGGTAAAAACTTCCTCCAAGGATTTGAAAAAAGCCCGTAAAATGGCTTCCAAAGGCATAGACGAAGCTGAAATACTTAAAACGATAAATCACGACTCCACGGTAGTTTTAAGCATTGACCATAAGAAATTTAGTAAAGGCGACAACCCGCAAATTGATGGCATCGCCTGGGAAAAATCAGTTACCAAACCCGTTGTTTCGGGAGACACAACTATTTTTGTCGCAGTGCACCAAAATATTCCACCCGAACCCAAACTTCTTGGTGAAATAAAAGGACTGGTTACTGCCGACTACCAAAATTATCTTGAAAAAGAATGGATAAAATCTTTACGCCAAAAATATCCTATCTCTGTTAACAAGGAAGTTTTTAATTCGATAATTAAAGAATAA
- the guaB gene encoding IMP dehydrogenase, with the protein MFLNNDKFAGEGLTYDDVLLVPAYSEILPREVNISTFFTKNICLNIPIVSAAMDTVTESVMAIAMAQEGGIGVLHKNMTIEEQANEVRKVKRAENGMILDPVTLHEDARVEDALALMKENKIGGIPVINKNKELVGIVTNRDLRFERNLLRPIAEIMTKKNLITTTEFTDFEKAADILQQYKIEKLPVIDKNNKLIGLITYKDIIKIKARPNACKDERGRLRVAAAVTVTQDTLDRVDALVKNGVDAIVIDTAHGHSKGVINMIVAVKNKYPGIQLVVGNIATAEAASALVKAGVDAIKVGIGPGSICTTRIIAGIGVPQLSAIYNVAQAVKSAKIPVIADGGIRYTGDIVKAIAAGASTIMAGSLFAGVDESPGETIIFEGRKFKTYRGMGSLEAMQKGSKDRYFQDMEEDIKKLVPEGIVGRVPYKGDLSEVIHQMVGGLRAGMGYTGSADIESLQNAKFIKITAAGVAESHPHDIIITREAPNYSR; encoded by the coding sequence ATGTTTTTGAATAATGATAAATTTGCAGGTGAAGGGCTTACCTATGATGATGTATTGCTTGTACCTGCTTATTCTGAAATACTTCCCCGTGAAGTGAACATTTCAACTTTTTTCACGAAAAATATTTGTTTAAATATTCCTATTGTAAGTGCTGCTATGGATACTGTTACAGAATCTGTTATGGCTATTGCTATGGCACAGGAAGGCGGTATTGGTGTGTTACACAAAAATATGACCATAGAAGAACAGGCAAACGAAGTCAGGAAGGTGAAACGTGCTGAAAACGGTATGATACTCGACCCGGTTACTTTACATGAAGATGCAAGGGTTGAAGATGCACTTGCGCTTATGAAGGAAAATAAAATAGGCGGCATCCCGGTAATAAACAAAAACAAGGAACTGGTAGGAATTGTTACTAACCGCGATCTCCGGTTTGAACGCAATCTTCTGCGACCTATCGCCGAGATTATGACCAAAAAAAACTTAATTACAACAACCGAATTTACCGATTTTGAAAAAGCTGCCGATATTCTTCAACAATACAAAATTGAAAAACTACCTGTAATTGATAAAAACAACAAACTCATAGGGCTGATAACCTATAAGGATATTATTAAGATAAAAGCCCGCCCCAATGCCTGTAAGGACGAAAGAGGCCGCTTGCGGGTTGCAGCAGCAGTAACAGTAACCCAGGATACGCTCGACAGGGTAGATGCACTTGTAAAAAACGGAGTAGATGCCATTGTGATTGATACAGCCCATGGTCATTCAAAGGGTGTTATAAATATGATTGTTGCAGTAAAAAATAAATATCCCGGAATTCAGCTTGTTGTAGGAAATATTGCTACTGCCGAAGCTGCATCAGCGCTTGTGAAAGCAGGTGTTGATGCCATAAAGGTGGGCATAGGTCCCGGCTCTATCTGCACAACCCGCATCATTGCCGGCATAGGAGTACCACAATTATCTGCTATTTATAATGTTGCACAGGCAGTAAAAAGTGCAAAAATTCCAGTAATTGCCGACGGTGGTATCCGCTATACTGGCGACATCGTAAAAGCCATTGCGGCAGGTGCCAGCACCATCATGGCAGGTTCTCTTTTTGCCGGGGTGGACGAATCGCCTGGTGAAACCATAATTTTTGAAGGGAGAAAATTCAAAACGTACCGTGGAATGGGTTCTCTCGAAGCCATGCAGAAAGGTTCAAAAGACAGATATTTCCAGGACATGGAAGAGGATATTAAAAAACTGGTCCCCGAAGGAATCGTGGGGAGAGTTCCTTACAAAGGCGATTTATCGGAAGTTATCCACCAAATGGTTGGAGGACTCAGGGCAGGTATGGGCTATACAGGTTCCGCCGATATAGAATCACTCCAGAATGCAAAATTTATTAAAATTACCGCTGCTGGCGTCGCCGAAAGCCATCCCCACGACATTATCATAACCCGTGAAGCTCCCAATTACAGCCGTTAA
- the mazG gene encoding nucleoside triphosphate pyrophosphohydrolase, whose protein sequence is MDERLLAFEKLLHIMDTLREQCPWDKSQTFETLRYLTIEETYELSDAVLEKNIDEIKKELGDLLLHIVFYAKIGEEKNAFGIKDVIDHINEKLIRRHPHIYGEVEANDAETVKNNWEKIKLNEGRTSVLSGVPQGLPAIVKAYRLQEKARGVGFDWENPGQVWDKVIEELKELKSEVETDAPHVAVEAEMGDLLFALINYARFISVNPEDALERTNRKFISRFKYLEEKTLKKGKSLHDMSLQEMDVYWEEAKQKENEAL, encoded by the coding sequence ATGGACGAACGCCTGCTCGCTTTTGAAAAACTATTGCATATCATGGATACGTTACGGGAACAATGTCCGTGGGATAAAAGCCAAACCTTTGAGACGTTACGATACCTTACAATTGAGGAAACCTATGAATTATCGGACGCTGTCCTGGAAAAAAATATTGACGAAATTAAAAAAGAATTGGGTGATTTATTGCTACACATAGTTTTTTATGCCAAAATTGGAGAAGAGAAGAATGCTTTTGGAATAAAGGATGTAATTGACCATATCAATGAAAAACTCATCCGGCGGCATCCACATATTTATGGTGAAGTAGAAGCAAATGATGCGGAAACCGTAAAGAATAACTGGGAAAAAATTAAACTCAACGAAGGAAGAACATCCGTATTGTCGGGTGTGCCACAGGGATTGCCTGCCATAGTAAAAGCGTACCGCCTGCAGGAAAAAGCCCGTGGTGTGGGTTTCGATTGGGAAAATCCCGGACAGGTTTGGGACAAAGTAATAGAAGAACTAAAAGAGCTGAAAAGTGAAGTGGAAACTGATGCCCCGCATGTTGCAGTAGAAGCAGAGATGGGTGATCTGCTTTTTGCTTTAATCAATTATGCCCGTTTTATTTCTGTAAATCCCGAAGATGCACTCGAACGTACCAACCGGAAATTTATAAGCCGTTTTAAATACCTCGAAGAAAAAACTCTTAAAAAAGGAAAATCGTTGCACGACATGAGCCTGCAGGAAATGGATGTGTACTGGGAAGAGGCTAAACAAAAAGAAAACGAGGCTCTTTAA
- a CDS encoding peroxiredoxin: MSVLVGKKAPLFDADAVINGGEFVEKFSLEQYIGKKHVIFFFYPLDFTFVCPTELIAFQDKLAEFEKRNVAVVGCSIDSKFSHWAWLNTERNKGGIKGVNYPIVSDLSKTISANYDVLAGEWSYNEDDEIEFKGDPVALRGLFLIDKQGIVRHQVVNDLPLGRSVDETLRMVDALQFFEENGEVCPANWQKGEDAMSPTHDGVADYLSKH, translated from the coding sequence ATGTCAGTATTAGTAGGCAAAAAAGCCCCTTTATTTGATGCAGATGCTGTTATAAACGGAGGAGAATTTGTTGAAAAATTCTCACTCGAACAGTATATCGGGAAAAAACATGTAATTTTCTTTTTCTACCCTCTCGATTTTACCTTTGTTTGTCCGACAGAACTTATTGCTTTTCAGGATAAACTTGCTGAATTCGAAAAGCGTAATGTCGCAGTGGTAGGTTGTTCCATTGATTCTAAATTCTCACATTGGGCATGGCTCAACACCGAACGAAACAAAGGAGGAATAAAAGGCGTAAACTATCCCATAGTTTCTGATCTTTCTAAGACCATTTCGGCAAATTACGATGTACTTGCCGGCGAATGGAGCTATAATGAAGACGATGAAATTGAATTCAAGGGTGATCCTGTTGCCCTTCGCGGCCTTTTTCTTATTGATAAACAGGGAATAGTTCGGCATCAGGTAGTTAATGATCTTCCTTTGGGCAGAAGCGTGGATGAAACATTGCGTATGGTGGATGCGCTCCAGTTTTTTGAAGAAAACGGAGAAGTATGTCCTGCCAATTGGCAAAAAGGGGAAGATGCAATGAGCCCTACACATGATGGTGTTGCCGATTATCTGAGCAAACACTAA
- a CDS encoding HIT family protein, whose amino-acid sequence MTSIFSKIVKGEIPAYKVAENEKFLAFLDINPLAEGHTLVIPKQQTDYIFDIDDITIGEFFIFAKKVAIAIEKTIPCKRIGVTVIGLEVPHAHIHLIPLHSLYDMDFKRKKLHFSPEAFEKIASAIRTNFYAK is encoded by the coding sequence ATGACTTCTATTTTTTCTAAAATCGTAAAAGGTGAAATACCGGCATACAAAGTTGCTGAAAATGAAAAATTTTTAGCTTTTCTTGACATAAACCCTCTCGCTGAAGGTCATACGCTGGTTATACCCAAGCAGCAAACAGATTACATTTTTGATATTGACGATATAACCATTGGAGAGTTCTTTATTTTTGCAAAAAAAGTGGCAATCGCAATTGAAAAAACTATACCCTGCAAACGAATCGGTGTAACGGTTATCGGATTGGAAGTTCCCCATGCCCATATTCATCTTATACCTCTTCATTCCTTATACGATATGGATTTCAAAAGAAAAAAGTTACACTTTAGTCCCGAAGCGTTTGAAAAAATTGCCTCTGCTATCCGTACCAACTTTTATGCAAAATAA
- the greA gene encoding transcription elongation factor GreA, whose protein sequence is MGNIKYYTQEGLQKLKDELTRLISVERPLISQQIAEARDKGDLSENAEYDAAKNAQGMLEMRIAKLQDVIVNVRIIDEKKMDNSKVLILSTVKIKNLKFGTVVSYTLVPENEADIKAGKLSVNSPIAKGLLGKTIGDTVEITVPAGIVTFEIIEISR, encoded by the coding sequence ATGGGAAATATTAAATATTATACACAGGAAGGTTTACAAAAACTAAAGGACGAGCTCACACGGCTTATTTCTGTTGAAAGACCATTAATTTCTCAACAAATTGCAGAAGCCCGTGATAAAGGCGACCTAAGCGAAAATGCAGAATACGATGCTGCTAAAAATGCACAGGGAATGCTCGAAATGCGTATTGCCAAACTTCAGGATGTTATTGTTAACGTAAGGATAATTGATGAAAAAAAAATGGATAATTCTAAAGTTCTCATCCTTTCAACTGTTAAAATTAAAAATCTGAAATTCGGAACGGTTGTAAGCTATACGCTCGTCCCTGAAAACGAAGCCGATATTAAAGCCGGTAAACTTTCCGTTAATTCTCCCATAGCCAAAGGCTTACTGGGGAAAACCATTGGCGATACCGTAGAGATTACCGTTCCAGCAGGAATAGTTACTTTCGAAATCATTGAAATTTCTCGTTAA
- a CDS encoding PorV/PorQ family protein has protein sequence MKNIYKYFLAILLVAYFTLPINEALAGNKDRSGQAGASELLINPWARSSGWGGVNVSNVRGLESMFSNVAGIAFTQHTELIFSNTQWLKGSDININNFGVTSKVSESGVLGISIMSMRFGDIEITEVNNPEGGIGTFSPNYLNIGVAYAKAFSNSIYGGINFKIISEVISDVSAMGVAIDAGIQYVTGETENIKFGIALKNIGPTMRFRGDGLSIRVPSPNGSGEYTVEQRSADFELPSQLNIGAAYDIHLAEEHLLTLAGSFTSNSFTKDQFTAGLQYDMKSYLMLRGAYTYEEGIDKKVTNPERSNASKGLSGGITVQVPFNKERGSSFAVDYSYRATDNFDGTHSIGARINF, from the coding sequence ATGAAAAACATCTATAAATATTTCCTGGCAATATTGCTAGTAGCTTATTTTACTTTACCTATAAACGAAGCCTTGGCAGGAAACAAGGACAGATCAGGTCAGGCAGGAGCCAGCGAACTCCTCATTAATCCTTGGGCGCGAAGCAGCGGCTGGGGAGGTGTAAATGTTTCTAACGTACGCGGTTTGGAATCTATGTTCAGCAACGTTGCAGGTATAGCTTTTACACAACATACAGAATTAATTTTTTCCAATACACAGTGGTTAAAAGGTTCTGACATTAATATCAATAATTTCGGGGTTACTTCCAAAGTAAGCGAATCCGGAGTCTTGGGTATAAGTATTATGTCAATGCGATTCGGCGATATTGAAATTACCGAAGTTAACAATCCCGAAGGTGGAATTGGTACCTTTTCGCCCAATTATCTGAATATTGGTGTTGCATACGCTAAAGCATTTTCCAACAGTATTTACGGAGGTATTAACTTTAAGATAATTTCCGAAGTAATTTCTGACGTAAGTGCTATGGGTGTTGCTATTGATGCAGGTATTCAATACGTAACTGGCGAAACAGAAAATATCAAATTTGGTATTGCACTGAAAAATATCGGACCTACCATGCGTTTCAGAGGCGATGGTTTATCAATACGTGTTCCCTCTCCCAATGGTAGTGGAGAATATACAGTGGAACAACGTTCTGCCGATTTTGAGCTACCCTCTCAGTTAAATATTGGAGCTGCCTACGATATTCACCTTGCTGAAGAACATCTTTTAACCTTAGCCGGAAGTTTTACCTCTAACTCATTTACAAAAGACCAATTTACAGCCGGTTTGCAGTACGATATGAAATCGTACCTAATGTTAAGAGGCGCTTATACTTACGAAGAAGGCATTGACAAAAAGGTTACCAATCCTGAAAGATCTAATGCCTCCAAAGGATTGAGCGGAGGTATTACCGTTCAGGTACCTTTTAACAAAGAAAGAGGTTCGAGTTTTGCGGTAGATTATTCATATCGCGCTACGGATAATTTTGATGGAACACATAGTATAGGAGCCAGAATCAACTTCTGA